A single Phoenix dactylifera cultivar Barhee BC4 chromosome 1, palm_55x_up_171113_PBpolish2nd_filt_p, whole genome shotgun sequence DNA region contains:
- the LOC103710666 gene encoding glucose-1-phosphate adenylyltransferase small subunit, chloroplastic/amyloplastic, with amino-acid sequence MAMAAMGISRIPLSQTLIPSTSPFPSSDRVSNDPPLCLKSSSNRGLASSFHFSGGTLFSKAVLGRRRTVSGGRTPVLVSPKAVSDSRSSQTCLDPDASRSVLGIILGGGAGTRLYPLTKKRAKPAVPLGANYRLIDIPVSNCLNSNISKIYVLTQFNSASLNRHLSRAYGSNMGGYKNEGFVEVLAAQQSPENPNWFQGTADAVRQYLWLFEEHNVMEFLVLAGDHLYRMDYERFIQAHRETDADITVAALPMDERRATAFGLMKIDEEGRIIEFAEKPKGEQLKAMKVDTTILGLDEERAKEMPYIASMGIYVISKDIMLQLLRAKFPGANDFGSEVIPGATNIGMRVQAYLYDGYWEDIGTIESFYNANLGITKKPVPDFSFYDRSSPIYTQARYLPPSKMLDADVTDSVIGEGCVIKNCKIHHSVVGLRSCISEGAIIEDALLMGADYYETDQEKRFLAAKGSVPIGIGQNSHIKRAIIDKNARIGENVKIINGDNVQESARETDGYFIKSGIVTVIKDALIPSDSVI; translated from the exons ATGGCGATGGCTGCGATGGGGATCTCGCGAATCCCGCTCTCCCAAACCCTAATCCCTTCGACCTCTCCCTTTCCATCTTCCGATCGGGTCTCCAATGATCCACCGCTTTGCCTCAAATCTTCTTCGAACCGGGGCCTCGCCTCCTCTTTCCACTTTTCCGGCGGGACGCTCTTCTCAAAGGCCGTTCTTGGCCGCCGGAGAACGGTCTCAGGGGGGAGGACGCCGGTTCTTGTTTCTCCCAAGGCCGTCTCGGACTCGAGGAGCTCGCAGACGTGTCTCGATCCTGACGCCAGTCGT AGTGTTTTGGGAATTATACTTGGTGGTGGAGCTGGAACCCGCTTGTACCCTCTAACAAAGAAGAGAGCCAAACCAGCAGTTCCTTTAGGAGCCAACTACAGGCTGATTGACATACCTGTCAGCAACTGCTTGAACAGTAATATTTCAAAGATCTATGTTTTGACGCAATTCAATTCTGCTTCGCTCAACCGCCACCTTTCACGAGCTTATGGAAGTAACATGGGTGGATACAAGAATGAGGGGTTCGTGGAAGTCCTTGCTGCTCAACAGAGTCCAGAGAACCCAAATTGGTTTCAG GGTACTGCTGATGCTGTAAGACAATATCTTTGGCTTTTTGAGGAGCACAATGTTATGGAGTTTCTTGTCCTTGCTGGAGATCATTTGTATCGTATGGACTATGAGAGGTTTATCCAAGCACACAGAGAAACAGATGCGGATATTACGGTGGCTGCACTTCCAATGGATGAAAGGCGTGCAACCGCTTTTGGCCTAATGAAGATTGATGAAGAAGGACGCATAATTGAATTCGCGGAGAAGCCAAAAGGGGAGcagctgaaagctatgaag GTTGATACCACCATTTTAGGCCTCGACGAGGAAAGAGCAAAGGAGATGCCATATATTGCTAGCATGGGCATCTATGTGATCAGCAAAGACATAATGTTGCAGCTACTTAGGGCAAAATTTCCGGGAGCCAATGATTTTGGAAGTGAAGTCATTCCTGGTGCTACCAATATTGGAATGAGG GTACAAGCGTACTTGTATGATGGCTACTGGGAGGACATTGGGACCATTGAGTCATTTTATAATGCAAATCTGGGAATAACTAAGAAGCCAGTACCAGATTTCAG CTTTTATGATCGTTCATCTCCAATTTACACACAAGCTCGATATTTACCACCTTCCAAAATGCTTGATGCTGATGTTACAGATAGTGTTATTGGTGAGGGATGTGTAATTAAA AACTGCAAGATTCACCATTCTGTAGTTGGGCTCCGTTCTTGTATTTCTGAAGGTGCAATCATAGAAGATGCATTACTGATGGGAGCAGATTATTATGAG ACGGATCAAGAGAAGAGGTTCCTAGCTGCAAAAGGTAGCGTCCCAATTGGCATCGGACAGAATTCTCACATCAAAAGAGCCATTATAGACAAGAATGCTCGCATTGGAGAAAATGTCAAG ATCATCAATGGCGATAATGTGCAAGAATCAGCAAGGGAGACGGATGGATACTTCATCAAGAGCGGTATCGTCACTGTAATTAAAGATGCTTTGATCCCTAGTGATTCGGTCATATGA